In Paralichthys olivaceus isolate ysfri-2021 chromosome 12, ASM2471397v2, whole genome shotgun sequence, the genomic window caaacaatctGAGGCAAGCATAAAacaaactgtatgtgtgtgtaaggcaGTGATTCAGATCATCTTCACACAGAACTTCATGTCCCGAGGAGCAATTTCCCTGTCGGAAGATTCAAGTACAATTAAATAACCTATTGGAAATCACAAGAAATTAGAGTAGCAATAGTTATGGCTCCAAACAACTCATATCAGTGGAATAGTGATGGTATGAACTTAATAATAAAGGCTGATACTGTGCGCTTCCTTCAGAGGCCTCTCTTAGTGCTGACCTCAGTAAACTCAAGTCTGCATGAGCGAAGGTCCGATCTTCTAAACCAGCAAATAAATACTTCATAAACAACATTACAAATCACAGGCAGTGTCCCAATTCACAGAGGTGCGACAAAAAGTCGAGGAGTGCAAGagtcccacaatgcaatgtGCATAAGAAATGAAGGAGCTGCTTACGACTGGTCGAGGTTAGTAACGTCGCTGCAGGACCGTCTCAGTAAACAATAAAGTGATcatctttgggaaaaaaaacttgttgAGCAACCAAGTTAAAACACGACTACAGCTCCCATGAGCCTCTGCTTTTCATTTAGTTGAGCTACAGTTAGAGGATGCAGACACCAAATGTGATGAGGTGGTAACACATCTCTGTCCAGTTCAGTGGTAAACCCTTTTATACGTTAAATAAGGACAGATCCCAGTGTCGTGTTTCAGctaaacaaggaaaaaaaaaaacaaagaaaaagtataATGAGAAGTGAAATCAACAAAAGCATAAATTAATCTTAAGACTTTGGCTCTATGttaactgaaacacacactgtggatcattgtgtttgttttttagttaaAGTGAACGCAGTGTAATTGGGATACAGCTGGAGATTAACAGAAAAATACTTGATTCACATGTAAAATGACACTGCACTAGTTGGCCACTAGAGGGCCACATTACCCTGTGCGGCCCACTCGAGGAGGGCGATGGATGCTGATgatgtttgtgcagcagtggtgtcTGCGGTCACTTCTCTGTTAGTCTGGTGGTCATGACAGTCTGTGCAAACATGCAAACCAGTgatggtggtggttgttgttgttggctcGTCTTCTGCTGCTACACGTTGCTGAGAGGTGAAGATTCAGACTCAGAATCTGCTTCAGAATCTCTGTTTAAAGAGCGAGAGAGCAGCCAAGAGTCACACACAAAGGATTTGTCTTGTGCAGACAGGGTGCGTGATACATGCAAACGGGAGAGTAGAGTAAAAAGAATTAAGTGTTCTTTATGAGTCCAGTAGTCTATGTATGCTCAATAGAAGAGATGCAACACCCGTAAACCGAACTAAAGCTGAATATCACAAATTATATTTAGTTTCAGTgaagtgataaaaataaaataaaagccacGGCTGCCGCTTAAAATGAGACGCTTGTCTAATTGAGGAGGTAAAGGGGCTTAGAGCTTCTAAAAAGGAAGAACACACTTGTATCATAACACTTCAAATAGAAAGCATCTCATCCTAAGCAGCGACTGACTTGTTCGCTTTCAGTTGTGTGGGTTTTGCTGTCGTGCTGTAACTTTTGCATTTGTggattttgcatttgtgttttgcatTGATGTTTGTGGGAGACATGTCGGCCCCAGTACAGGAGCCTGCAGTCCTGCAGCACAACATTTAGCAGTCTATCCTTGTTTAGTTATCCTGGATTAAGTATGAACTTGTGTGTTAGGTGCATGTATTTCACTCCTCACTCACAGGATTTTCTGCAGTAGTTTCTGGTTGCCttgcctcctctcctcatcaaTAGGGTAGGTCCTCAATATGAGAAGTCCCACAGCAATAAGACACACAGGCACGGGAGAGACCAGCACCTTCAGGGTTAAACTGACCGTCTCGGGTTGTGAGCAGCTACCGGTTATGTAGCCggcaaatctgtaaaaaaatgCAGAGAGAGAACTGATGAGCAGGAGTTCATCAAAGTGCTCTCTCATCTTTCTACCTGCCCACCCATATTTCTAGTAGTCAGGACCACCACCATTAGTCTGTCCCAGCACGCACTGCACGTCCCTGTCTCACCCTTCGATGGAACATTTAGCACCTTTTGAACCCCAAACTTTTGCCCcttattaaatatgttttatcttgtgtctatttacatttgaatatgTCCCTGTGCACCTTACGgagtgtgtgcagcttgattgaatttaaggggactgttgggtcttggtggaggtatgtgctctactgagtatCATTACAGAGGATATAATTAAGATTGGATCAATATACTTACTTCAAACTGAGGGTAGAGATACCCAGGGATAGCCCAGAGGCAAACTTAATGAAGAACACATAGAAGGAGTAGAAGAGGGCTTCATGACCATGAACATCTGGGTTCTTAACCTTGAAGTCATCAACTACATCAGGAAGCATCGACCTGAACAGACAAACGCAACATTTAAatagaaacatatttattaGCACTACTATCTACTGATGATAGTGTATGATGATAATGTATAATTGgaaaatagactgtatataaagatggaagaagCATCTCCACCTTCTGcctctatccagaaatgaagccaaaatataatATGAACACTGCAATCTGGCACtaatgacatcatttggaaCCAGTGCTTGACCAATtgtgtcagtctcagctgtccatatatactgcagccagccaccaggtgcgattgagacactttggcttcacttcttgggagcagtcatgtcatccatctttctatacagtctatggtcaggATCTAAGGAAGGGCTCAGTGAATGAACCGTTCTTACCAAGGTAGCAGGAAAGCAGCTGCTACACTCACACCTGCCCCCACTGACATCAGGTAAGACACGATCAGGTTGCTCGGGATGCAGACAATCAGGATCATGAAGGGCACTGCCCACTGTAGAAAGAAATAGAAAGGTGTGAGTCATTCCATAACAACTTGTTCTCTTTTGATAAAGATtgtataaaaaaacaagtattttcACTTACCGAGATACCAAAGTAAACTGCTGTCTTCTTCCCAAAACGGATCAAAAACCACTGCCACCCTGGGATGCTCAGAGTCCCTGCCACCTGGAGAAAAAATGTGACACTGAATTATTAGCATTGTTGCTCCATAAGTAATGTTACATGCAACCCGGCTGTGTCCTTATGTACGTTGATGGATGATTTAAAGCAGCACAAAGAAAAAGCCTTGGTATTAATTACAGCCTTGGTAGATTATTTGCATCTTATAGATAATGTTGCTTTTGGAACCAACCAGCCAGTAATGTgtcatacaaacattttttagctGTAAAATTACATTATTCTATAAAACCAATTAAAACTCTACCTGAGCTTCATTAaggattgtgggaaatgtaggaatGTGAAAGAATTAACTGTCCACTGGTCAAGGGACAAGGCCACAATATGTTTTGTGGGAGTCCTGATTTAACTCTGATAGGTGGCAGAGAAACTTGACCTCTTTACTCTGTGAATAATCCCCCTAATCCAGCCTCGTTGGAGCTCATGTGAGGAGAAAGGGCTCAGTTTCAAGTCCAGGTGAAGTTGAGGGTGGGTTATGGCccacctcactctccccttaCTAAGTCCCATTGACGTTTTTTCCCCTACTGGACTTTGTATGCCCTCTAGTTTGAACTCCACTCCTGCAACATGGTTTTAAACAGACCCCAATCCGGCTAAATGTCAGGCAATCAAACTGTCAAACTATCAAACAGGGAAGTTAAGACCAACGCAACAAAACTATGTCTCAACGGGAAACCATACGTCCCTTTTTGGCATCGACATGCCTAACACATCAAGCAGAACTGAAAAGTCCCTTAGTCAGTAAATTATTATTGcgatacaattttaaaaaaaagtaaaataaaagtccaacgtaatatttttaaaactgtaaaCCACAATCTTTACTCAGGAGCAAAGGTTTGTCTTTAAACTTAGCCGTGAAAAAAACTATAACTGACCATTTATCTCTTATAATTAACATTAATCAAACAAAAAGTCAATCAACAGACCTATCGACAATCCAACTTAGATATTGTGTCATATTGTTTAAGTACTCTTCACTTCTAAGGATTTTGGGAAATGTAGGAATCTGAAAGAATGAAGTGCCcactggaggagatggagaaaaaggGACAAGGCCACAATATGTTTTGTTGGAGTCCTGACTTAACCCTGACAGAGACCTTTGACCCTTTTGCCCACACTTGGTCAACCAGTTTGAAATGGTCACACAAGAACAAGATTGTCCCTGAAAACTTTGCAGCATCAACGGAGGAAATATTTCCATCCTGCCCCCTCCACTCTCACCGCTCCAAATATGAAACATGGTGCCAGAAATGTTTCCACTCCTAATCAGTGGCAGAGAGACCAGagcagaaagcagcagcagaaggatGGAACTCACGACCCAAAAGGTTGCAGTTCCCATGGAGGCATCTCAACAAAAGCTCCGCTGTGTGCCCGTCTCTCCCCTGGGAGAGAGGTTCCCAGGGGCCCGAACAACACCTCCTCTCACCCTGAAAATCTGCCTATTCAGCCGCCGTGCCATGGGTCTCCACATGCGAGGAGCAGCCTCAGAGTAAAGGCTGAAAACCCCACGAGCACTGGGAGCTTGATTTGTGCACCAAGGACTGTCAGACAGggttttctgctgcagattgTCATCCTCCACATCTCTCATACTGATTAAAACTTTTTACAAGGAGGCAGAAAGTGGAGGAACTGAAACACTCACCATGATGACCAGCAGAATATTCTGGAAATCTTTTCTGTGTCCAAGGGCGTAGGTGAGAAAAAGGGCAAAGTTTCCTTCCAGCAGCTGAGAAATGAAGAAGCATCATATTTTAATAAACCACAGCAaaagttaaagggatagttcaacattttgaaatatatcCTTGTTTGGTTTTCTGCTTGACTATCAGTTTCCCTGATTCTTCACACACAGCTTCCTATTTAATCCACAGACATGAGTGGAATGAACATACTCAGCTAACTGCAGAAGaaatatgcaaataaaacatttcccgaAATGTTGAATTATTCCTTGACATTCAATAATAATCTCCAAATCCAATAAGAGCCAgataatgaaacacaacattacCATGAAGGCcagagaggtgaagaggaagCCGATGACCAGTTTGACGTACGGTCCGTGGCTCATCACCATCCACAGGCCCTGGCGGAAGGTCaggtttgattttttaaaaccGCTCTCTAGAACACAACAAAGGGGAGAAGATAAGCCAACTGAAAATCCAAAATGTAATGCGCAGTAACTCCAGTGTGATGAAAGATAATCTTCTGGTATTTTCTTGAACAGTCAGAATGTTGGCTTGAGTTTCAAATCCAGACCATGCAATTTGAGGTGTCAAGGAAATGTAAACCTAAATTGTCctgcacacatttttaaacataacAGAATTTTTGTGAGGGTTTTCCCACTAAGATATGATTCAGTGCAAGTCTAATTGACTAACTGGTGTTCAAATCCAAGTTGTAcagtcatgtttttctttttgcagaagCTGAAGATCTGAGTCAACACCTCTTTTGTAAATACTGTATTTCACACTGTCATCAAACACATAACTTATTTTCTAGTAGATTCATaccttttttctccttcacacCCAGAAACAAGATGACAGCACAGAGGACATATATGATGGAGACGACTCCTGAAGCCACCAAGTAAGATTGTTTCTGAGGACAGAAAAGACAACGTTAGCTTGGATTAACACTCACTGGAACAAATAGCTGATAATATTATCTTTTATCTGATGTCATGCAGAGGAATCACACCGTGTTATCCAGTAAAACAGTAGACAGGTTGTTTTTGGCAGCGGACAGGTTGGATGAGTTTCTGCCATCAGTGACGTTGAGCTCAGTGGGACAATCTGAGGCACCGCCCACGATCTGCCCCTGGATCGCGGTGCCCAGTACTGTACCCAGCACCTCCACCATCATACCTGAGGGCAACACAGGGACGTAGCATCAGAGCATGAATGGCAACATATATGTGAAACTCATGTGGATCGCACAGGAAGTCCGACGTACGATAGGCAGTGGCAGAATCCCTCTCTTTCTGGTTGCTGCTGATGAACATGGTGAGGGCTGAATATGGCACATGGAAGCACTGTGGACATACAAACAGTTAGATATATGGGCAGCAGAAGTGAGGAACAAAGCAATGTGCGGTGTCAACATGGAGTACTGACCGTCTGCATTGACTGGAAGAGGCAGTAAAAGATCAGGTACCAGATGACCTTCCCCTGCTCAAATGGAGGCACGTACCAGATCAGGAAGTACGTCAACACTGCAAACGGTGTAGAGAAAACGATCCTGAGAAGAAAGAGGTAATTGTTTAGGGGACAAAACCCAGTA contains:
- the LOC109628072 gene encoding sodium-dependent lysophosphatidylcholine symporter 1-B-like isoform X1, which produces MARGEGAEQYAASLLTVKPMNAEIKTTKPKAQRNRLSVCSKLCYAIGGAPYQITGSILGFFLQIYLLDVAQLDPFYASIILFVGRAWDAVTDPTVGFLVSRSKWTSIGRMMPWIVFSTPFAVLTYFLIWYVPPFEQGKVIWYLIFYCLFQSMQTCFHVPYSALTMFISSNQKERDSATAYRMMVEVLGTVLGTAIQGQIVGGASDCPTELNVTDGRNSSNLSAAKNNLSTVLLDNTKQSYLVASGVVSIIYVLCAVILFLGVKEKKESGFKKSNLTFRQGLWMVMSHGPYVKLVIGFLFTSLAFMLLEGNFALFLTYALGHRKDFQNILLVIMVAGTLSIPGWQWFLIRFGKKTAVYFGISWAVPFMILIVCIPSNLIVSYLMSVGAGVSVAAAFLLPWSMLPDVVDDFKVKNPDVHGHEALFYSFYVFFIKFASGLSLGISTLSLKFAGYITGSCSQPETVSLTLKVLVSPVPVCLIAVGLLILRTYPIDEERRQGNQKLLQKILDSEADSESESSPLSNV
- the LOC109628072 gene encoding sodium-dependent lysophosphatidylcholine symporter 1-B-like isoform X2, with product MKPHYLQHPIARAIGCAGVLMISPKAQRNRLSVCSKLCYAIGGAPYQITGSILGFFLQIYLLDVAQLDPFYASIILFVGRAWDAVTDPTVGFLVSRSKWTSIGRMMPWIVFSTPFAVLTYFLIWYVPPFEQGKVIWYLIFYCLFQSMQTCFHVPYSALTMFISSNQKERDSATAYRMMVEVLGTVLGTAIQGQIVGGASDCPTELNVTDGRNSSNLSAAKNNLSTVLLDNTKQSYLVASGVVSIIYVLCAVILFLGVKEKKESGFKKSNLTFRQGLWMVMSHGPYVKLVIGFLFTSLAFMLLEGNFALFLTYALGHRKDFQNILLVIMVAGTLSIPGWQWFLIRFGKKTAVYFGISWAVPFMILIVCIPSNLIVSYLMSVGAGVSVAAAFLLPWSMLPDVVDDFKVKNPDVHGHEALFYSFYVFFIKFASGLSLGISTLSLKFAGYITGSCSQPETVSLTLKVLVSPVPVCLIAVGLLILRTYPIDEERRQGNQKLLQKILDSEADSESESSPLSNV